One genomic segment of Centropristis striata isolate RG_2023a ecotype Rhode Island chromosome 13, C.striata_1.0, whole genome shotgun sequence includes these proteins:
- the kank2 gene encoding KN motif and ankyrin repeat domain-containing protein 2 has product MAQVLHMDPGFPGKLNPPAPPSLHGKEQEAPYSVETPYGYRLDLDFLKYVNDIEKGNTIKKVPIQRRPRYGSLPRGYGYTGSWWTSTESLCSNTSMDSRHSSFSYCAPGFHTSQRPSFSTARVEKTLLDARRKLEEEKEGRRFSNLGSMHSSVAGSNTSLSSAHSFNRAHGGGGSFTPMSSGLSTPVTPTPAHLQHVREQMAAALRKIRELEEQVKTIPVLQVKISVLQEEKRQLSVQLKSQKFLGHSLGFSRGRSRGELYIDIPEEEVNTAAKSSNKPAGPMSPTTPEGSKLQDSGCEIEDTVIVAGARPEAKREVRTIAVGPEDLRGSRQVGVGVREEDLGLLPETEALKNQVGQLEGQLKRTVQELQDAQQQVVAAQKAPQAEHPVMATNVGWQEPQGCNLHTLVSFTQLPQQREQRTVGIQVYTLEQPTVVEVGKLLRAETCSLPSLKPAGGVEEGQHKGQTEDAPVELPIAVSSKQVRDVLKCELSTSVPVASPAIAVSKSENQIGLLHSKEEETHLQTSTEAVQSQEGPKTASSPQSSLRSIMKRKAEGEPGSPSTKKNLQFIGVNGGYESTSSEDSSSESSDEASDSSEYHEAREKLPESAIQHQQITHSKASQPPESNSVPQQTAVKLPAVIPDSQQSASPSETVDTSLPDKASQSPATDTATITPPCPTNDAASKETVNQSSEKLLVTQEITSTSSSTESTPEQSSITSSVTCSSSPCLTTTTDQQYTVQSETTVLSSQSEPKPAAESITNDTAMASASASAKQVRLDLSDSLMSALEALQKALGEPNAFSQQGARAAYTTVLQEWLRVSCHKAADTAVVKAYMNTFASVSPQLLEFVINMADGNGNTALHYTVSHSNFPVVKLLLDTGLCNADKQNKAGYTAIMLTALAAFHSDSDLQTVLQLLRTGDVNAKASQAGQTALMLAVSHGRGDMVRALLSCGAQVNIRDDDGSTALMCACEHGHVDIVRQLLSVPGCDATLTDNDGSTALSIALEASQNDIAVLLYAHLNFAKPPSPVSPKSPLLGSSPPAGETK; this is encoded by the exons ATGGCTCAGGTGCTGCATATGGACCCCGGCTTCCCAG GGAAACTCAACCCGCCTGCTCCCCCTTCCCTGCACGGCAAAGAACAGGAGGCACCCTACTCAGTGGAGACCCCCTATGGCTACCGTCTGGACCTAGACTTCCTCAAATATGTTAACGACATAGAGAAGGGGAACACTATCAAGAAGGTACCTATCCAACGCCGGCCACGCTATGGCTCCCTGCCCCGTGGCTATGGCTACACCGGCTCCTGGTGGACCTCCACAGAGTCTTTGTGCTCCAACACCAGCATGGACAGCCGCCACTCCTCCTTCTCCTACTGTGCCCCAGGCTTCCACACGTCGCAGAGGCCCAGCTTCAGCACTGCCCGGGTGGAGAAGACACTGCTGGATGCTCGCaggaagctggaggaggagaaagaggggagGAGATTCTCCAACCTGGGTAGCATGCACAGCAGCGTAGCAGGCTCTAACACCTCTCTCAGCAGTGCACACAGCTTCAACCGAGCCCACGGTGGAGGCGGATCCTTCACCCCAATGAGTTCTGGCCTGTCCACCCCAGTGACCCCAACACCAGCACACCTGCAGCACGTCAGGGAGCAGATGGCTGCGGCCCTCAGGAAAATAAGGGAGCTTGAAGAGCAGGTGAAGACCATCCCTGTGCTGCAGGTCAAAATCTctgtgctgcaggaggagaaaaggCAGCTCAGCGTTCAGCTGAAGAGCCAGAAGTTTCTGGGTCACAGTCTGGGCTTCAGCCGAGGTCGTTCCCGAGGAGAGCTCTACATCGACATCCCTGAAGAAGAGGTGAACACTGCAGCTAAGAGCAGCAACAAGCCAGCCGGGCCAATGTCTCCCACCACACCCGAGGGCTCCAAGCTTCAAGACTCAGGGTGTGAGATTGAGGACACAGTGATTGTGGCTGGAGCACGACCAGAGGCAAAGCGGGAGGTGCGCACCATCGCAGTGGGACCAGAGGACTTGAGGGGCAGTCGTCAGGTGGGAGTTGGTGTTCGGGAAGAGGATCTGGGGCTGCTGCCAGAGACGGAGGCTCTTAAGAATCAAGTGGGTCAGCTTGAGGGCCAGCTAAAGAGGACGGTGCAGGAGCTGCAGGATGCGCAGCAGCAGGTTGTGGCAGCCCAGAAGGCCCCTCAGGCAGAGCATCCAGTCATGGCTACCAACGTGGGCTGGCAGGAACCACAAGGCTGCAACCTGCACACTCTGGTCAGCTTCACACAGCTTCCCCAGCAGAGAGAACAGAGAACTGTGGGAATCCAGGTGTACACACTGGAGCAGCCTACTGTGGTGGAGGTTGGCAAGCTGCTCCGAGCAGAAACCTGCAGCTTACCCTCCCTTAAACCAGCTGGTGGAGTAGAGGAGGGCCAGCACAAAGGGCAAACTGAAG ATGCTCCAGTTGAGTTGCCGATTGCAGTCAGCTCCAAGCAGGTGCGAGATGTCCTAAAGTGCGAGTTGTCCACTTCAGTACCTGTAGCCAGTCCTGCCATTGCTGTAAGCAAGTCTGAAAATCAGATTGGTTTGTTGcactcaaaagaagaagagacaCACCTGCAAACATCCACAGAGGCTGTCCAGTCACAAGAAGGTCCTAAGACAG CCTCATCTCCCCAGTCTTCTCTGAGGTCCATTATGAAGCGGAAAGCAGAAGGTGAACCAGGATCTCCTTCGACAAAGAAGAACCTACAGTTCATTGGAGTTAATGGAGG CTATGAGTCCACATCCTCAGAGGATAGCAGCAGCGAGAGCTCAGATGAGGCAAGTGACTCCAGCGAATATCACGAAGCCAGAGAAAAACTACCCGAGTCAGCAATCCAGCACCAGCAAATAACCCACAGCAAGGCTTCCCAGCCTCCAGAAAGCAACAGCGTACCTCAACAAACTGCTGTCAAACTACCAGCCGTCATTCCAGACTCACAGCAGAGTGCCAGCCCGTCTGAGACTGTAGACACAAGTCTGCCAGACAAAGCCTCCCAGTCACCAGCGACAGACACTGCCACCATAACTCCTCCTTGTCCAACAAACGATGCTGCCTCTAAAGAGACTGTCAACCAGTCATCAGAAAAACTTCTAGTCACACAGGAGATCACCTCCACATCATCAAGCACTGAATCCACTCCTGAACAAAGCTCCATAACTTCCTCAGTTACCTGTTCCTCATCGCCATGTCTCACTACAACCACTGACCAGCAATACACCGTCCAGTCAGAAACAACCGTCCtctccagccaatcagagccaaAGCCAGCAGCTGAAAGCATCACAAATGACACCGCCATGGCGTCTGCCTCAGCATCTGCCAAGCAAGTCAG ACTGGATCTGAGTGACAGCCTGATGTCAGCTCTTGAAGCCCTGCAGAAAGCCCTGGGGGAACCCAATGCCTTCAGCCAACAAGGAGCA AGGGCAGCCTACACCACCGTGCTGCAGGAGTGGCTGCGCGTGTCCTGTCACAAAGCAGCCGACACGGCTGTTGTCAAGGCCTATATGAACACCTTCGCCTCAGTCTCCCCTCAGCTGCTGGAGTTTGTGATCAACATGGCAGATGGCAACGGGAATACAGCGCTTCACTACACCGTCTCACACTCCAACTTCCCTGTGGTGAAACTGCTTCTGGACactg GTCTGTGTAATGCTGACAAGCAGAACAAGGCGGGCTACACGGCCATCATGTTGACAGCTCTGGCTGCCTTCCACTCAGACAGTGACCTTCAAACCGTCCTGCAGCTGCTGCGCACAGGGGACGTCAACGCCAAGGCCAGCCAG GCCGGTCAGACGGCGCTGATGCTAGCGGTCAGCCATGGTCGAGGGGACATGGTGCGGGCGCTGCTGTCGTGCGGGGCACAGGTCAACATCCGTGATGACGACGGCTCCACAGCGCTCATGTGTGCCTGCGAACACGGTCACGTGGACATTGTGCGTCAGCTACTGTCTGTGCCAGGCTGTGATGCCACTCTCACTGACAAT GATGGCAGCACTGCTCTGTCCATTGCCCTGGAGGCCAGCCAGAACGACATTGCTGTGCTTCTTTATGCTCACCTCAACTTTGCAAAGCCTCCTTCCCCT GTTTCACCGAAGTCTCCTCTCTTgggttcctctcctcctgctggtgaaacaaaataa